One Littorina saxatilis isolate snail1 linkage group LG1, US_GU_Lsax_2.0, whole genome shotgun sequence genomic window carries:
- the LOC138950723 gene encoding uncharacterized protein encodes MLLEVKEVKYHEKAKQPEHRWLAEEPPSDWATRSRGERRGWCSGVPEPQKDSSEGTPPTQTRAARALRRPSASFLDPFNLTSIDITLQSESDCEETADPDDPEYEPSCYLEAILPEEVQKEATEVSFEEMFFGELKQEDPQEEEEEEGFIGRGIHLVHELECEKVASSPMALCSVEQVKQLALTSITTCIADSDKCGKPVTLEHSFVGSALYVKWVCDSGHVSNTWCSQPILNRRLHSGDFRLAMAIVTSGNNFGKIEMLGKHLNLKMLSRTSFFQIQGHYIVPTIDDFWKDHQTRVLDSIRNKEIVVLGDGRNDSPGYCAQYCTYTLMDSETKKILTIKTVDKRETDGKSPRMETEGFRRAMSDLLQKGINVKEVVTDAHTGIGAVMKGTYPALSHSHDIWHAAKNLSKKLTKLGSLRKHAALQKWTKDIVNHFWFTCRTATDHRQFVELLRGVLHHITGDHEWALGCCQHGELSESDRNKPWLDAREDSDTIKELANILLHPRLLSKVKHYLNFRSTADLEVFHQHILMYCAKRYAYTPPVYRIRNVLAALDHNFHLGRSVKTKPDGQIQYHRCFNKKSGRWTVFPVKEEKDYSYLKDLTLQALLKRMQDRRGMKRSRDLEDADPRRIARTIMGQAPPPTAQLAAEQVSRFSGTPAFSSN; translated from the exons atgttatTAGAGGTCAAGGAGGTCAAATATCACGAAAAGGCGAAGCAACCAGAGCATCGGTGGCTGGCAGAGGAACCTCcctccgattgggccaccagaagtagaggtgaaaggagaggctggtgcagcggggtgcccgagcctcagaaggATAGTTCTGA AGGTACTCCACCTACACAAACAAGGGCTGCGAGAGCTCTGAGACGGCCATCAGCATCATTCCTTGATCCGTTTAA CTTGACTTCTATTGACATCACCCTGCAGTCTGAGTCAGACTGTGAAGAGACAGCGGATCCTGATGATCCAGAGTATGAACCAAGCTGCTATCTGGAAGCCATTCT CCCAGAGGAAGTACAGAAAGAGGCAACAGAGGTGAGCTTCGAAGAGATGTTTTTTGGAGAACTGAAGCAAGAGGACCctcaggaagaagaagaggaggaaggcTTCATTGGGAGAGGAATCCACCTGGTACATGAGCTGGAATGCGAAAAGGTGGCAAGCTCTCCCATGGCCCTTTGCTCCGTTGAGCAGGTCAAGCAGTTGGCCCTGACCTCCATCACCACCTGCATAGCTGACAGTGACAAGTGTGGCAAACCAGTCACACTTGAGCACAGTTTTGTGGGCTCTGCTTTGTACGTCAAATGG gtATGCGATAGTGGtcatgtgagcaacacctggtgCTCCCAGCCCATTCTCAACAGGCGCCTTCACAGCGGGGACTTCCGTTTGGCAATGGCAATAGTGACATCGGGCAACAATTTTGGCAAAATCGAAATGCTGGGGAAGCACCTGAACTTGAAGATGCTCTCAAGGACGTCCTTCTTCCAGATTCAGGGCCATTACATTGTTCCAACGATCGATGATTTCTGGAAGGATCACCAGACCAGGGTCCTGGACTCAATTAGAAACAAGGAGATAGTTGTTTTGG GAGATGGCCGCAATGACTCGCCTGGGTACTGTGCCCAGTACTGCACATACACTTTGATGGACAGTGAAACCAAAAAAATCCTGACCATCAAAACTGTAGACAAGAGGGAGACGGACGGAAAGTCGCCACGAATGGAGACAGAGGGCTTCCGCAGGGCAATGAGTGACCTCCTGCAGAAGGGCATCAATGTGAAGGAGGTGgtcacagatgcacacacaggCATTGGAGCTGTGATGA AGGGCACATATCCTGCTTTGAGTCATTCGCACGACATCTGGCATGCTGCGAAGAACCTGAGCAAGAAACTAACAAAG CTTGGAAGCCTAAGGAAACATGCTGCTCTACAGAAGTGGACGAAAGACATCGTGAATCATTTTTGGTTCACCTGCCGAACAGCTACAGACCACAGGCAGTTTGtg GAGCTCCTTCGCGGTGTTTTGCACCACATCACAGGAGACCATGAGTGGGCCCTTGGATGCTGCCAGCATGGTGAGCTGTCTgagagtgacagaaacaaaccttgGCTGGACGCCAGAGAGGACAGCGATACCATCAAGGAACTGGCTAACATTCTCCTGCACCCTCGCCTTCTCAGTAAAGTGAAACACTACTTGAACTTCCG GAGCACAGCTGACCTGGAGGTGTTTCACCAGCACATACTCATGTATTGTGCCAAGAGGTATGCTTACACGCCTCCAGTGTACAGGATCAGGAATGTCCTTGCTGCTCTGGACCACAACTTCCATTTGGGGAGGAGTGTGAAAACAAAACCAGATGGACAAATCCA GTACCACCGTTGCTTCAATAAAAAAAGTGGACGGTGGACTGTGTTCCCTGTGAAAGAGGAAAAAGACTACAGCTACCTAAAAGACCTGACCCTCCAGGCTCTTCTCAAGCGCATGCAGGACAGACGCGGAATGAAGAGGAGCAGAGACCTGGAGGATGCTGATCCCCGCCGCATTGCCCGAACCATCATGGGTCAGGCTCCGCCCCCAACTGCTCAGCTGGCAGCTGAGCAGGTGTCCAGATTTTCTGGCACACCAGCTTTTTCTTCAAACTAG